A part of Pararoseomonas sp. SCSIO 73927 genomic DNA contains:
- the folP gene encoding dihydropteroate synthase, with amino-acid sequence MARWVEPMGLLHGRGALAAVAAGAAVPLEGGGTAFTLVRLIEGGATLGLIPAVDTPEDWQAAVLALTNAPAPFAGLPDAAALGRPLVMGVLNVTPDSFSDGGRYADPRAAIMAANAMLEAGADMIDVGGESTRPGAAPVDPEAEIARILPVIREIAKDAPVSVDTRHAATMRAALEAGAEVVNDVSALRHDPEAMAVVADAGCPVVLMHMPGTEPATMQQHAEYADVALEVLEFLAARIEACEAAGIPRHRIAVDPGIGFGKTMEHNLELLDRLPVLLNLGCPILVGASRKRFVGTLSGASGPRDRMAGSLGVAVSAAARGAAMLRVHDVAETVAALRLWRACAGGPPEPQG; translated from the coding sequence ATGGCGCGCTGGGTCGAACCGATGGGGCTCCTGCACGGGCGCGGCGCCCTGGCCGCCGTGGCCGCCGGTGCCGCCGTGCCGCTGGAGGGCGGGGGGACGGCTTTCACCCTAGTCCGGCTGATCGAGGGCGGGGCGACGCTGGGGCTGATCCCCGCCGTGGACACGCCCGAGGACTGGCAGGCGGCGGTCCTCGCGCTCACCAACGCGCCCGCGCCCTTTGCCGGCCTGCCCGATGCGGCGGCCCTGGGCCGGCCGCTGGTGATGGGCGTGCTGAACGTGACGCCGGACAGCTTCTCCGACGGCGGCCGCTACGCCGACCCGCGGGCGGCCATCATGGCGGCAAACGCCATGCTGGAAGCGGGCGCCGACATGATCGACGTGGGCGGGGAGAGCACCCGCCCCGGCGCGGCGCCGGTGGATCCGGAGGCGGAGATCGCGCGGATTCTGCCGGTGATCCGGGAGATCGCGAAGGACGCCCCGGTGAGCGTGGACACCCGCCACGCCGCCACCATGCGCGCGGCGCTGGAGGCCGGGGCCGAGGTGGTGAACGACGTCTCCGCCCTGCGGCACGACCCGGAGGCGATGGCGGTGGTGGCGGATGCCGGGTGCCCGGTGGTGCTGATGCACATGCCCGGCACCGAGCCGGCCACGATGCAGCAGCACGCCGAGTACGCGGACGTGGCGCTGGAGGTGCTGGAGTTCCTGGCCGCGCGGATCGAGGCCTGCGAGGCGGCGGGGATCCCGCGCCACCGGATCGCGGTGGACCCCGGGATCGGCTTCGGCAAGACGATGGAGCACAATCTGGAGCTGCTGGACCGGCTGCCGGTGCTGCTGAACCTGGGCTGCCCGATCCTTGTCGGCGCGTCGCGCAAGCGCTTCGTCGGCACGCTCTCCGGCGCGTCGGGCCCGCGGGACCGGATGGCGGGGAGCCTTGGCGTGGCCGTCTCCGCCGCGGCGCGCGGGGCCGCGATGCTGCGCGTGCACGACGTGGCGGAGACGGTGGCGGCGCTCCGGCTCTGGCGGGCCTGCGCGGGCGGGCCGCCGGAGCCGCAGGGCTGA